The following proteins come from a genomic window of Zonotrichia leucophrys gambelii isolate GWCS_2022_RI chromosome 4, RI_Zleu_2.0, whole genome shotgun sequence:
- the SRD5A3 gene encoding polyprenol reductase, whose amino-acid sequence MLAALAAAWSLLAASFLAALLLLRRAPAPRPGRAGLVIAGLFQDLIRYGKTKRGCGQLPGWLRLLQVPKRWFTHFYVVSVLWNGFLLISLFRAEFLGESLPSWIQDMHHALGRDSQSKDTDSEHFSALLVLLLLWLHSCRRLAECLWTSVFSSGVIHIVQYCFGLGYYIAVGSTVLCQVPTNVRNGKKLSVQICWYHIIGVMVYIWASLHQHRCLAILANLRKSRSGKVVSLSHSVPFGDWFESVSCPHYFAELLIYVSMAITLGMHNVTWWCVVMYVLFNQALAAVLCHEFYQKNFSSYPKHRKAFIPLVF is encoded by the exons ATGCTGGCGGCGCTGGCCGCCGCCTGGTCCCTGCTGGCCGCCTCCTTCCTggcggcgctgctgctgctccggcgGGCTCCGGCgccgcggcccggccgcgcTGGCCTGGTAATCGCCGGCCTCTTCCAGGACCTCATTCGCTACGGGAAGACGAAGCGCGGGTGCGGGCAGCTCCCGGGCTGGCTGCGGCTCCTGCAGGTGCCCAAGAG GTGGTTCACTCACTTTTATGTGGTTTCTGTGCTGTGGAATGGTTTCCTGCTGATCTCTCTTTTCCGAGCTGAGTTCCTTGGAGAGTCACTCCCATCATGGATTCAGGACATGCACCATGCTCTTGGCAGAGATTCTCAGAGCAAAGACACAG ATAGTGAGCACTTCTCTGCACTCCTGGTTCTCTTGCTCCTTTGGCTGCATAGCTGTCGAAGGCTTGCAGAATGCCTCTGGACCAGCGTGTTTTCCAGTGGTGTCATTCATATTGTGCAGTACTGCTTTGGACTTGGTTACTACATTGCTGTCGGCTCAACTGTGCTGTGTCAAGTGCCTACTAATGTCAGGAATG GAAAAAAGCTTTCTGTGCAGATCTGCTGGTATCACATCATAGGAGTTATGGTGTACATTTGGGCCTCTCTTCACCAACACAGATGCCTTGCAATTCTAGCTAATCTTAGAAAAAGCAGATCAG GAAAGGTTGTAAGCCTGAGCCACAGTGTACCTTTTGGAGACTGGTTTGAGAGCGTCTCTTGCCCTCATTATTTTGCAGAGCTCCTCATATATGTTTCTATGGCCATCACACTTGGAATGCACAATGTGACATGGTGGTGTGTAGTGATGTATGTTCTTTTTAACCAGGCACTGGCTGCTGTTTTGTGTCATGAGTTTTATCAGAAAAACTTTAGCTCATACCCAAAGCATCGAAAAGCATTTATACCACTTGttttttag